AGAGGCCGGTTTTCTGGCCGGAATGCAGGCCATGACCCGTGGCGACCACACTCCGGCGGATCGTCCTCTGCGGCACCGTGCCACCCGGGGTGCGCACGGGGCGAGGCAAGGGCAGGCCGTGGGCCGAAGACGGCTCCGCCTCCGGGTTTTCTTCGCGCCGCCTGAGGGCGCTCGAGACCGCCCGCAAGAGCCCCTCGAGCGAAAAAGGCTTCTCCACGAAGTCGCAAGCTCCCCACTGGGTCGCCCGCACCGCCGTCTCGATGGTGCCGTGGCCGGAGATCATGATGACCTCGGGCGGGGGGAACTCCTTGCGCAGTTCCCGGAGAATCTCGAGCCCGTCTCCGTCCGGCATCCAGACGTCCAGAAGCACCACGTCCGGGCGCTCCTTCCGAGCCAGCTCGACCGCTCGCCGACCGTTTTCGGCCTCGAGAACCTCGAGACCCTCGTCGGTCAAGATTCCCCGCAGGGAGCTCCGAATGTCCTTTTCGTCGTCCACCACCAGCACTCTCGGCATGCCTCCCCTCCTTACACCGCGACCTTTTCCTCGCTTTCCCGCAAGGGGAATTCCACCACGAAGCGACTGCCCCGCGGAACGTTCTCGGTCCACCGGACGTAACCCCGGTGGTCCGCCGCGATGGCCGACACGATCGCCAGCCCGAGTCCCGTCCCCCCGGGCTTCGTCGACACGTACGGCTCGAACAGGCGGTGTCGGATTTCCTCGGGAACCCCGCAACCGTTGTCGGCAACGACCAGGCGCACGACCTGCAGGTTCGAATCGAGCTCGGTCGTGACGGCCACGACCGGAGGCCGGGCGGCCCCCGGCTCGCGGCAAGCTCCGACGGCATTGTCCAGGAGATTCACGAGAACCCTCCGAACCGCCTCCCGGTCGAGGGCCACCACCGGAAGCCGGGGGTCGACTTCGAGGGCGAAGACCACGTCCGGGTGAGCCTCGCGGAAAAGCGCGACCGTTTCCTCCACCAAGCGGTTCAGTTCCACGGGCGAACGTTCCGCCGTAGGCAAGCGAGCGAAGCGGGCGAAAGAATCGACGAGCCGCTCGAGATCCTCCACCTGCCGCACGATCGTGCTCGTGCAGTCTTCCAGGACGGCTCGTTCTTCCCCCGCGAGCCGCGGGGCCAGCCTCCGGCGCAACCGCTGGGCGGAGAGCTGGATGGGGGTGAGGGGGTTCTTGATTTCGTGCGCGATCCGCCGGGCGACTTCCCTCCAGGCTTCCATTCGCTGGATCCGCAACGCTTGCGAGACGTCCTCGAGCAACAACACGGTGCCCAGGGAGCGTCCCTCCTCGTCCGCGAGAAGCCGGGCGGTAGCACGCACGACCGGTGCCCCGGGTCCGGACCGCAGCCGGAGCTGTCGGCTGGAGAGGCAGGCCCCCGGGCGTACGGAAGCGAGGAGGTCTCCGAGCCCCTGCGTCTCCCCCCGGCCGAAGGCTTCCCGCCAGGGTTTGCCGACGAGCTGCGCCTCTCCGAGGCCGAGGAGGTTCTGGGCGGCCGGGTTGGCTCCCCGGACGATCCCCCGCGCGTCGATCGACACGACACCGATCGAAACGTGAGCCACCACCGCGCGAATGTACCGGTGTCGTTCCTCGAGTCGTGCGTGCATTTCCTCGAGCTGGGCCGTCATGGAATTGAAAGAGCGGACGAGAGTCGCGAGCTCGTCGTCTCCTTCTTGCTCGATTCGGTACCCCCAGTTTCCCTGCGCCACTTCGCGGGTCCCCTCCGCGACCCTCTGGATGGGCCCGGTCACGCTCCGGGCCAGCCTGAACCCGAACCAGCTCGCCGTGAAGACGACGACGAGCGTGACGAGCGAAAGGCTCAAAAAGTAGCTGTTTTTCATCGGCCTTCGCAGGACCTCGAGTTCGCGGAACGTGCGGTAGGTGTCGGCCACACGCGCGAGTCCGCGCCGCAAGCCCGCGGGCACGTCCAGCTCCACGACGACCGCCTTCCACGGCCCCTCGGGGCCGAGGTGGACCGCGGCGCGCACGACACGGCCTTTCCGCCCGCTCGAAACCCACCGTCCCTCCCTCTCGAGCGCCGCTGCGAGGCCTGGCACTTCCTCCGCCTCGAGTCGGCCGCTGGAGACGAGCCGTTCTTCTCCTTCCCGGCCGAGGAGCCAGAGGCCCCGGAGACCCTCTTTTTTGCGCAACTCCTCGAGCCGCGCCTCGAGCGCTTCGGTGCGGCCGGAAAACTTCCGAAGCTCCTCGCCGATTCTCGTGGCTTTCTCGAGGGCGCGGTCACCCCGCTCCTGGTAGACCGACTGCGCCGTCTCGAGCGCCTCCTCGAGAGCGCGCTCGATCCTGAGGTCGAACCAGAAATCGAAAGCTTTGCCGAGAAATCCCTGGGCGAAAGCGAGCAGAACCGCCGTGGGGACCAGCGTGAACGCCACGAAAGCCAGGACGAGCCGCGTCCGAAGGCGAGACCCGAGGACGCCGCGCCGGCGGTCCAGGACGAGACGGACGAAACTCCGCAGGGAAAGGAACAGGAGAAGGATCAGGAGGATCAGGTTCAGGTTGATCAGGACGAAGAAGAGAACGTTGCCGACGAGTTTGTCCTCCGCTTCCCAGAGCCCCGTGCGCGTCTCGAGGAAAGCCAGGGCCCCGAAGAGAAGCCCGACCGAACCGAGGACGACGAGCTCCCGTTTGCGGTGCCGTCGCTCCCGAGCTCCCGACTCGCCCGGCTCCGCCGGCGTGCGACCCCCTCCCGCCATCGGGCGAATTCTAGGTTCGGCCCTTTCCCGAGCGCAAGTCAGCCGTGTTTGCTCCGCTCGAGCGAGCCGCGCAACCACTCGACGACGCGCGGCACGACTTCTCCGAGCGGCACTTCCACGGGTTGCGCTTCCGCCCGTTCCTTCCACTCCGCCACGCCGCGCTCGAGACTCTTGGGTCCGAGAACGAGCCGCAGCGGAAGCCCGAGGAGGTCCGCGTCCGCGAACTTGACCCCGGGGCGTTCTTCCCGGTCGTCCAGCAGGACTTCGACACCCGCGCCTCCGAGTTCCCGGTAGAGCCTTTCGCTCGTCTCCCGCAGCGGCGGCGACGACCAGTGGGTGGGGAGCAGGTGGAGGTGGGCCGGAGCGATCGTCGGGGGCCAGACGATTCCCTTTTCGTCGTGATGCTGCTCGACCGCCGCGGCCACCGTGCGCGTGATGCCGATCCCGTAGGTCCCCATCACGACGGGACGGGAGCGACCCTCGGCGTCCAGGAACGTCGCCCGCATGGGCTCGCTGTACTTCGTCCCGAGGAAAAAGATGTTGCCCACTTCGATTCCCCGGTGCGCCTCGAGGCGTCCTTCGGGACAACGCGGACAGGGGTCGCCGGCTTCCGCTCGACGGAAGTCACCGAACTCGGCTCCGGGAAAATCCCGTTCCTGGTCGAGCCCCACCCAGTGCGCATCCGCCTCGTTGGCTCCGCTCACCATGCCCCGAGCGCCCCGGAGAGCACGGTCCGCGAGAAGGCGTACCCGGAGTCCCGAGGGTCCCGCGAACCCGACGGGTGCACCCGTGATCCGCTCGACCGTCGCGTCGTCGGCCAGGGCGACCCACGCGACTCCGAGATGGTTCTTCAGCTTCGTTTCGCTCACTTCGTGATCGCCGCGAACCAGGACGGCGACGACCTCCTCCCCTTCGGTCCGGTAGAGGAGGGTTTTCACGAAACGGTCGGCCGGCAGGCCGAGAAAAGCCGACACCTCCTCGACCGTCCTCCGGCCCGGTGTAGCGACTTTCTCTTTCGGGCCGCCCGGCGGCGCGCTCTCGGTCGTGGGAGGCCGTGTTTCCGCGAGCTCCACGTTGGCCGAATAGCCGCAGCTCGGGCAGTGAACGATCGTGTCCTCGCCGGACTCCGCCAGCACGTGGAATTCGTGGGCGCGAAGGCCCCCGATCGCGCCGGTGTCGGACTCCACCTGCCAGGCCGCGAGCCCGCAGCGCCGGAAGATCTTGCGGTAGGTTTCGGCCATCAGCTCGTACTCCCGCTCGCAGTCCTCGACCGTGGCGTGGAAGGAGTACGCGTCTTTCATCAGGAACTCCCGGCCCCGCATGAGACCGAAGCGGGGACGCATCTCGTCCCGGAACTTCACCTGGATCTGGTAGAGGTTCAGCGGCAGGTCCCGGTAGGAGCGAACCTCGCGCCGGACCAGGTCGGTGACGACCTCCTCGTGGGTCGGTCCGAAGCAGAACTCGCGATCGTACCGGTCCCGAAAGCGAAGCAGCTCCTTGCCGTAACGATCCCAGCGGCCGCTCTCCTGCCAGAGCTCGGCAGGGCAGACGGCCGGAAGGAGAATTTCCTGGGCGCCGGCCCGGTTCATTTCCTCGCGCACGATCCCTTCGACTTTGCGCACGGCCCGAAGGCCCAGCGGCAAAAAGTCGTAGATGCCCCGGGCTACCTGCCGGATCATCCCGGCCCGCACGAGAAGCTTGTGGCTCGCGACCTCGGCGTCGGAGGGGTCTTCCCGGAGTGTGGGGATCAAGGTGTTTCGGTAACGCACGGACCGAATCCCTCCCGGCGGGCGAGGCGGAAGTTAGGGGGTACGAACCTGCGCGTCAAGTTCCGACCCGGCCTCGTGCCGGACGACCCTGGCCGCGTAGCGCCCCTCGGCGTGGGACACCTCGACGACGGCGCCGTTCCCTACCGGCGGCAAATCCTCCCACGAATCGTGGACGTGGGCCCAGAGCGCACGGATCACGCCCCCGTGGCAGACCAGGACGACTTCGGACCCGGCCGCGGCCCGTACGAGTTCGTCGAGGGCGGGACCGGCTCGATCCCGGACCTCGAGCAACGACTCCCCGCCCGGGGGTTTCCACGACCAGCGCGGTACTCTCGAAAAATCCGGATCTTCCGCCAGTGACGCGTACGGACGGCCGGCGAAGATCCCGAAGCTTTGCTCCCGGAACCGCTCGTCCACTTCCACCTCGAGCCCGAGCACCGGGGAGAGGACGCGCGCGGTGTCGTACGCCCTCCGGTAGGGGCTCGAAAGAAGTCGCACCGGACGGTAACGACGCCGGAGGAACTCGGCGGTACGCCGAGCCTGTTCGTGCCCGCGCGCGGTGAGGGGCACGTCGGGGGAGGCCGTGAACACGGCGTCTCGATTTCCCTCGCTCTCGCCGTGACGGACCAGGAGGATGCGCGTGGGCGATCCCATGATCCCTTCTCTCCCGGTTTTTTCGGGTCGACGCAACCCGCCTTGGTCTTTCGAGCCCGTTCTGCTATAGGGGAGTCCCGTACCCCGAGACGGGGTGCGGTTTTTTTTCATGGCTCAGGGCGTCGTGGCGATCATCCCCGCGCGGTACGGGTCGACCCGGCTGCCCGGAAAGCCTCTGGTCTCGATCGCGGGAAGACCTCTCGTGCAGCACGTCTACGAACGAGCCTCGCTCTCCGGAGCCTTCGACCGCGTGCTCGTGGCCACGGACGACGAGAGGGTCGCACGCCGGGTGCGCGAGTTCGGGGGCGAAGCGGTTCTCACCCGGGGTTGCCATCCCTCGGGGACGGATCGGGTCGCCGAAGTCGCCGAGGGTCTCGACGCCGAGATCGTCGTCAACGTGCAGGGGGACCTCCCCTTTCTCGGAACGGAGGCGTTCCGCGTGCTGCTCCGGACGCTCCGGGAAGGCGACGCCCCCATGGCGACGGTCCGGGCACGACTCGTCGACCGCACCGAATGGGAAAGACCGGACGTCGTCAAGGTGGTCACCGACTCCCGCGACTATGCCCTCTACTTCTCGCGAAGCCCCATTCCCTACCAGAACGGGGCGACCGTCCGGGCCTCCCGCCACGTGGGGCTCTACGCCTATCGGCGGGCTTTCCTTCTCGAGCTCGGGCGTCTCGAGCCGACCGCACTCGAGCTCGCGGAAGGTCTCGAGCAGCTCCGCGTCCTCGAGCACGGCTACCCCATCAAGGTCGGGCAGATCGACGAGGTCCCGGTCGAGGTGAACACTCCGGAAGATCTGGAACTCGCCCGCCGGTCGGCAGAACGGGAAACCCGGACATGAGCACGAAGGGCCGCACGAAATTCATCTTCGTGACGGGCGGGGTCGTGTCCTCGCTCGGCAAAGGGCTCGCTTCCGCTTCGATCGGGGCTCTGCTGGAAAGCCGCGGCCTGAAGGTGACCCTCTTCAAGATGGATCCCTACATCAACGTCGACCCGGGCACGATGAGCCCCTTCCAGCACGGCGAGGTTTTCGTCACCGACGACGGCGCCGAAACGGACCTCGACCTGGGCCACTACGAGCGGTTCGTGAGCACCCGGATGAGCCGGAAGAACAACTTCACGACGGGCCAGGTCTACGACACCGTGATCCAGAAGGAGCGCCGCGGGGACTACCTCGGCGGGACCGTGCAGGTCATCCCCCACATCACGGACGAGATCAAGCGCCGCATCGAGCTCGCCGCCGAGGGAGCCGACGTGGCGATCGGAGAGGTCGGGGGAACGGTGGGGGACATCGAGAGCCTCCCCTTCCTCGAAGCCATCCGGCAGGTGAGGCTCGAGAAGGGACGCGAGAACGTCCTCTACGTGCACCTGACGCTCGTTCCCTACATCGCCGCGGCCCGCGAGCTCAAAACCAAGCCCACGCAGCACAGCGTGAAGGAGCTCACGGGCCTGGGGATCCAGCCCGACATCCTGCTCTGCCGGAGCAGTCTCAAGCTCGACTCGAAAATCAAGGACAAGATCGCCCACTTCTGCAACGTCGAACCCCAGGCCGTCATCACGGCCGTCGACGTGGACTGCATCTACGAACTGCCGCTTCTCTTCCACGAGGAAGGCCTGGACGAGCGGATCATCGACAAGCTCAACATGTGGACGGCCGCTCCCAACCTCTCGAAGTGGCAGCGAGTCGTCGAAATCCTGCGGCATCCCAGACACGAGGTGCGCATCGCCATGGTCGGCAAGTACGTCGACCTCGCCGACTCGTACAAAAGCCTGAACGAGGCGCTCGTTCACGGCGGCATCGCGAACGAGTGCCGGGTCGTCATCGAGCACGTGGACTCCGAGACGGTCGAGGAGCACGGCCTGCCCGAGGCCGTCACCACGGCCGACGGCATCCTGGTTCCGATGGGGTTCGGTCCGAGGGGCACGGAGGGAAAAATCGCGGCGGTTCGCTACGCGCGCGAGAACAAGGTGCCGTTCCTGGGAATCTGCTACGGCATGCAGATGGCCGTGATCGAGTTCGCCCGCAACGTGTGCGGCCTCGAAGGGGCGAACTCGACGGAAATCGACGAACGCACGCCGCATCCCGTGATCGACCTGATGGCGACGCAGCGCGGCGTCGCGCGCAAAGGTGGCACGATGAGGCTCGGAGCCTATCCGTGCGTCCTGCAGGAAGGGTCTCTCGCCCACCAAGTCTACGGGAAGAAAAAGATCTCGGAACGCCACCGCCACCGCTACGAGTTCAACAACGCCTACCGCGAAATCCTCCACCGGCACGGGCTCGCCTTCAGCGGCCTTTCCCCGGACGGCTCGCTGGTGGAAATCGTGGAGCTCCCCGACCACCCCTGGTTTCTCGCGAGCCAGTTCCACCCCGAGTTCCAGTCCCGCCCCACCGAGTGCCACCCGCTCTTCCGCGGCTTCGTCCGGGCCGCGCTGCAGCGAAGACGCCTCGCGGAAAGCGTCTCGCTTCTCGACCGGGCGCGCGTCGCGCGACAGGTCTGAACCACCGTGGTCTCCACGCGTCGGGTGCGGATCGGGTCGGAGACGTTCGGGGCGGGAGAGCCGCTCGGGCTCGTCGCCGGCCCCTGCGTCCTCGAGGACCGCGAGACGACCCTGCGGCACGCCGCGGCACTCCGCGAGATCACCGGAAGGCTCGGCATGCCCTTCGTCTTCAAGGCGTCTTTCGACAAGGCGAACCGCTCTTCCCACCGCTCGTTCCGGGGACCCGGCCTCGAAGGCGGACTGCGTCTTCTCGAGGAGGTGAAGCGGGAGACGGGAGCACCCGTCCTGACGGACGTCCACGAGGCGTGGCAGGCGGAGCTCGCGGCCGAGGTCGCGGACGTCCTGCAGGTTCCCGCCTTCCTGTGCCGGCAGACCGACCTCCTTCTGGCCTGCGGGAGGACGGGAAAGGCCGTCAACATCAAGAAGGGCCAGTTCCTGGCTCCGTGGGACGTACGGGGGGCCGTGGAGAAAGTCGTCTCCACCGGCAACGAGGCGATCCTGGTCACGGAGCGAGGGTCGTGCTTCGGCTACAACAACCTCGTCGTCGACTTCCGGTCGCTTCCGATCCTGGCCGAGCTCGGCTTTCCGGTGGTTTTCGACGCGGGCCACAGCGTGCAGTTTCCCGGCGGTCTCGGCGAACGCTCGGGCGGCGACCGTCGCATGATCCCCGTGCTCGCCCGCGCGGCCGTAGCGGTGGGAGTCGACGCGCTCTTCCTCGAAGTCCACGAGGATCCGGATCGTGCGCCGAGCGACGGCCCCAACTCGTTCCCGCTCGGGGCGACGGAAACCCTCCTGCTCGAGGTCCTGCGCATCGATCGTGCGAGGCGGGGGGCGTGAGACGATCGGCCGTGAGCCGCACGAGACGTCGGGCGGGTAGTTCCGGCCGGGACCTCGAGATCGGCCGGCGCGTCCTGCGATCGGAGGCGGCCGCGCTCCGCCGGCTGGCCGACCGTCTCGACGGCGCCTTCCGGGACGCGGTCGAGATCCTGTGGAACTGCCGCGGCAAGGTCGTCGTCGTCGGGATGGGGAAATCGGGTCAGATCGGCCGCAAGATCGCCTCCACCTTCGCGAGTACCGGCACGCCGGCCTTTTTTCTCCACGCGGCCGAGGGACTCCACGGCGACTCCGGTATGCTCATGCGCGGCGACGCCGTCATCGCGCTTTCCCACAGCGGGGAGACCGAAGTCGTCCGGCTCCTCCCGCTGGTCAAGCGACTCGGCCTCCCGCTGGTGGCCGTCACGTCCCGGCCCGATTCGACTCTGGGACGAGCTTCCGACGTCGTTCTGGCGACGGGGGTGGAACGGGAGGCCTGCCCGCTCGATCTCTCGCCGACCACGAGCACGACGGTCATGCTCGCACTCGGGGACGCTCTGGCGGTGGCTCTGCTCGAGCGGAGGAATTTCCGGAGGGAAGACTTCGCCTTCCTGCACCCGGGGGGACGACTGGGACGTCGGCTCTTTCGCGTACGAGACCTCTTTCACGCGGGTGCCGAAATCCCGCTCGTTCCCCTCGACGCCGACGTCCTGCGAACCCTCGCCGAGATGTCGGCGAAAAAGCTCGGGATCACGGGCGTCGTCGACCGGCAGGGGAAGCTTGTCGGCGTGGTGACGGACGGGGACTTGCGACGGGCGCTCGAGCGTTTCAGCGGCGATCTCCGGACGCTCCGCGCCCGGGATCTCATGACGAGGGAACCGAAAACCGTCGAGCCCGACGCGCTGGCGGAAGAGGCTCTCGCTCGCATGGAACGGCACGCCATCACCTCGCTTTTCGTCCTCGAGCGAAAAACCCGCCGCCCCCTGGGCATCGTGCACATGCACGACCTCGTACGGGCCGGTGTCGTCTGAGGGAACTCGAAAGGCGGCCGCACCCGCGCACGGCCTGCGGGAGTTCGGGCGACGCTCGCGACGGCTCGCCGTCTACGGTCTCACCACCATGGCCCTCGGGGCGGCCCGGGTCGTGCCCCTCCGGTGGACTCCTGCCCTGGCCACCGCTCTGGGCGCGTTCCTCTACCGCGTTCTTCCTTCGGTCCGAAAGCTCTCCGAACGCCACCTCGAGCTCGCCCTCGGCCACCTCCCGGCCGCGGAACGGAGCCGAATCGCGCGCGCCGCGCTCGCGCACGCGGCCCTCTCGTTCTGCGAAATCGCGAAGTTCGACGAACTCGTGCCCGAACTCGACGAACTCGTCGAGGTGGAGGGCGAGGAGATCGTGGAGGACGTGCTGCGCCTCGGACGCGGAGCCATCGTCGTCACGGGCCACATCGGCAACTGGGAGCTCCTCGGTGCCTATTTCGCACGGCGAGGAATCCCCGTCGTAGCCGTCGCCCGCAGGATCTACGAGGAGCGGATCGATCGCCTGGTGGTGGCGTTCCGCGCGAGGCACGGTGTGCGAACCGTGCACCGCTCGGACCGCTCGGCAGCACGGGAAATCCTCCGGACGCTTCGGGCCCGGGGAATTCTGGCCATGGTGGTGGACCAGGACACCCACGCTCCTTCCCTCACGGTCCCCTTTTTCGGACTCCCCGCACGGTCTCCGGTCGCCCCTGCCGTGCTCGCGCTCCGGACCGGTGCCCCCCTCGTGCCGGTGTTCATCGAACGCATCGCCGGAGGCCGCCACCGGATTTTCGTGCACCCTCCCCTGCCGACTCCCGAGGGCGGCGACCGCATCGTGCGCGTACGGGCCCTCCTGGAAGACATCAACCGAGCGCTCGAACGGCAAATCCGCCGCCGACCGGAACAGTGGGTCTGGTGGCACCGTCGCTGGCGACGCGGTCCCGTTCCCCGCCTTGATCTAGATGCGAAATTTCCCTATGGCAGGAGCGGCTGAGGAAAGAGATCCGGTGGCGGAAAACAGGCCCGGGGAGGCGACCGAGCGTCTCGCTCTCCTGATGAGCTACTACCGCGACGCGGAACTGCGCGGCGCGGCGTTGCTCCTCCGTTTGCTCGCCTACCTCCCGGACCCGGCGAGCCAGACGAAACTTTCCCTGCACCTGGCCGACGAGACCCGTCACGCCTGGCTCTGGACACGGCGGATCAACGAGCTCGGAGCGAGCCCGGTCCCCGTGACGGACGGTTACCAGTCGCGAATCGGGCGGCGGGTGCTGCCGCGTTCCGTGGTCGACCTCCTCGCGCTCACGGTCGTGGTGGAAGAGCGGTCGTACGAGCGCTACCTCGAGCACGCCGCTCGGCCGAACGTCGACCCGCGGACGCTCGAGGTTCTCCGAGAGGTATCCAAGGACGAGAAGTGGCACATCGCCTGGGTCCGCGAAAAGCTCCTGGAGGCAGCTCGGGCCGAAGTGGGTCCGGAACGGGCCGAGGAGAGGGTCCGCACGGCGCTCGAGAAGTACCGCAAGGTCGACCAGGAGGTCTATGAGGAACTTCTCGCCAAGGAACGGGAGACCTTCGGAGGTCGGCTCGCCCAGTTCGAGCGTTCCTGAGGCCCGTCCGCCGGGGACCCGGGACCGTACCGAGTTCCTTCTTTTCCGTGCGGCCGTAGGACTCCTCTCCCGCCTTTCCTGGGAGAGTTCGCTCCGCACCGGAGCACGGATCGGCGCTCTCGCGTACGCCGTGGACGCCCGGAACCGCTCGGTGGGGCTGCGCAACCTCGCCTGGGCCTTCCCTCGGCTCGGGGAGAAACGGCGCCGCGAAATCCTCCTTGCGAGCGCGCGCAATCTCGGTCGGGTAGCCGCCGAGGTCTGCCAGATCCGGCGTCGTGGTACCGAGCGGCTCCGTTCCCTCGTCCGGTTCGACGACCGCGGCGCGTGGGAGCGAGCTCTCGGCCGCTCCCGGGAGCGCGGACTCCTGGCGCTCACGGGACACGTCGGAAACTGGGAGTTTCTGCACGCCTTCCACGCCCTCCTCGGTTTCCCGGTGACCCTCGTCCACCGTCCCATGCGAAACCCCCTGGTGGAGAGGTGGATCCGCGAGCTCCGCGAGGAAGCCGGTACGAGCACGCTCCTCAAACGAAACGCGGCTCGGGGAGCCATCGAAGCACTGCGGCGGGGAGGAATCCTGGCCGTGGCCCTCGACCAGAACCAGACGTTGTCGTCGGGAATTTTCGTTCGGTTCTTCGGGAAGCCCGCCTGCACCTCGCCGGGTCTCGCCCGTCTCGCCCTTCGAACGGGCGCCCCGATCTACCCGGTTTTCCTCCTCCGGGAGGAGGACTCCTACCACCACCGCCTGTTCGTCGGCCCGCCGCTCCCCGCCGACGGGGACGTCCTGCGGCTCACCCAGGCCTGTGTCGACGCGCTCGAGGAGGTGGTGCGGACCTATCCGGAGCAGTGGATCTGGTTCCACAAGCGCTGGAAGACCCGTCCGCCCGGAGAGGAACCGGTCTACTGACGCCCCGACGGTTCGCCGAGCCGCTCGATTTCTTCTCCCACGACCTTGGAGAGGCGGGCGACGGCGACGTTGTAGTCGTGCACGGCTTCGTAGTAGGCGCTCGTGGCCTGCGTGTAGACGACGAGCGCCTCGAACACGTCCTTCGCTTCTCCGACGCCCAGCTCGAACCCGGAGACCGTCCCCAGCAGAAGGCCGCGCGCCGCCTTTCGTCCCCGTCCCGCCTCCGACAAGCCCGCTCTCGTCTGCAAGGTCTCGAGATAGGCGCGCTTGACGGCGAGCCGGATTCCGCTCCGCGCGCCCCGCTTGCGCGCCTCGAGGCTCTCGAGTTCCGCCCGCGCGCGGTCGGCTTCCGCGTCGGCGCGGAAAAAGTCGAGCGGCCAACGGATCCCGAACGTGGCGCCCGGTAAGTCGAGAAAGTTGAAATCGTCCTTGGCGAACGGACTCAACTGCCGTTCGCGGAACGGAGCGTAACCGTAACGGAAGCCGCCGGCGACGAAAAACGAGGGCAGGAACTCGCTCCTCGCCATTCGGACCTGCGCCTTTTTCGCCTCGATGCCTTCGACGAGCTGCTTCCATTCGGGACTTCGCGAGAGGGCTTCGGCGGCGTACTCCTCGAGACTCTTGAGTTCCGCGACGACGGGCACGAGATTTCGCTCGGCGAGCTCGAATTCGGCTCCCGAGCGGAATCCGATCGACCGAGCGAGCGCGTCCTTGGAAAGCTCGGCTCCGGCGCGCGCCTTGTGGAGCTCGCGGGCGATGCCCGCGAGCCCCACGCGAAGCTTCAGGACGTCCGCCTGCGTCACCGTCCCCTCTCCC
The sequence above is a segment of the Candidatus Binatia bacterium genome. Coding sequences within it:
- a CDS encoding RND transporter, which gives rise to MRKSAAENFARVVLVFLGGFFLPRVAGAQPPEGVPRLTLRECLERARSYHPDLAPLRWDVEAARARLREAEAGRYPTASVTSITGVVPSVRGQVHEPPIDTVSKKGDLGPFTRVELEFVQPLFTWGKIRAGREAARHGLEREKARGVEKEREVLFEVKKQYYGVLLSSQVAGLLDEVQRNFEKAVSIAERRLLEGEGTVTQADVLKLRVGLAGIARELHKARAGAELSKDALARSIGFRSGAEFELAERNLVPVVAELKSLEEYAAEALSRSPEWKQLVEGIEAKKAQVRMARSEFLPSFFVAGGFRYGYAPFRERQLSPFAKDDFNFLDLPGATFGIRWPLDFFRADAEADRARAELESLEARKRGARSGIRLAVKRAYLETLQTRAGLSEAGRGRKAARGLLLGTVSGFELGVGEAKDVFEALVVYTQATSAYYEAVHDYNVAVARLSKVVGEEIERLGEPSGRQ